One genomic segment of Helianthus annuus cultivar XRQ/B chromosome 14, HanXRQr2.0-SUNRISE, whole genome shotgun sequence includes these proteins:
- the LOC110907075 gene encoding sporozoite surface protein 2-like: MDPFNNPDNPNTPNNPNNPNNPTQPNVFSVSGYYPTLEPNQFSQYSSNAFASFQHSPNQFAQISQNQALQQMMMRGAWNFPLVQPQPIPTPPVQPQPIPTQSEPEDDVEIVPETQPPKGKGKRNKGKQVVGDQPSKPKATKWTPIEEEALAKAFIGTSDNPTKGFLL; the protein is encoded by the exons atGGATCCGTTCAACAACCCGGACAACCCGAACACTCCGAACAACCCGAATAATCCCAACAATCCGACCCAACCTAATGTTTTCTCGGTTTCGGGATATTATCCGACGctagaaccgaaccaattctcgCAATATTCATCGAATGCGTTTGCTTCATTCCAACACTCGCCAAATCAATTCGCTCAAATCTCCCAAAATCAAGCCCTTCAACAAATGATGATGCGGGGTGCTTGGAACTTCCCCCTCGTTCAACCTCAACCGATCCCCACACCACCCGTTCAACCTCAACCGATCCCGACCCAATCCGAACCCGAAGACGATGTGGAGATTGTTCCCGAAACCCAACCGCCTAAAGGGAAAGGAAAACGAAACAAAGGCAAGCAAGTGGTGGGTGATCAACCGTCGAAACCGAAGGCGACTAAGTGGACACCAATCGAAGAAGAAGCCTTAGCCAAGGCTTTCATTGGCACTTCTGACAACCCGACAAAAG GTTTTTTactttaa